A region of Anguilla rostrata isolate EN2019 chromosome 10, ASM1855537v3, whole genome shotgun sequence DNA encodes the following proteins:
- the cfap73 gene encoding coiled-coil domain-containing protein 42 homolog isoform X1, with protein MALDLKDYFRTFYEDQLTVLPVPIEAHVTGATRLLDKRNEMKEVEQALAAQKEEFQIRMEGARQREDSLTGKKEQMKEQLIKFDTILKENDSKCSRAKKKASTDKELVRQKGLEIERLEKEITTLQARKEVLEERVQRNAIYWNFLDKVIKRSKKFEEIRELLGRTDTLVLTRAQLLQKDSEGQERREALRLELRRFVEEQGNLVLHHNNQLSALQTQLDRTRMLAFKWESTWNHIQSTAAKETLLLGQIKVVTLNLFHMMGGKTGQDKAVAIEDTVQQLEQIQLFIQDKADIVNDLRRASSDSNGNSDNK; from the exons ATGGCTTTGGATTTAAAGGATTACTTCCGAACGTTCTATGAAGATCAActgacagt TCTGCCAGTACCGATTGAAGCGCACGTGACGGGGGCAACTCGGCTGTTGGACAAGAGGAATGAGATGAAGGAGGTGGAACAAGCGCTCGCAGCACAGAAGGAG GAGTTCCAAATAAGGATGGAGGGTGCTCGACAGCGCGAGGACAGCCTGACAGGAAAAAAGGAGCAAATGAAAGAGCAACTTATTAAATTCGACACAATTCTCAAG GAGAATGATTCAAAGTGCAGTCGAGCCAAGAAAAAAGCGAGCACTGATAAGGAGCTTGTTCGCCAGAAGGGCTTGGAGATTGAGCGTTTGGAAAAGGAGATCACCACTCTGCAGGCCAGGAAAGAAGTGCTGGAAGAAAGAGTGCAGAGGAATGCTATCTACTGGAATTTCTTAGACAAAGTCATTAAGAGATCGAAGAAG TTTGAGGAAATCCGGGAGCTCCTGGGCCGCACTGACACCCTGGTGCTCACGAGGGCCCAGCTGCTGCAGAAGGACAGTGAGGGGCAGGAGCGCAGGGAAGCCCTGCGGCTGGAGCTGCGCCGCTTTGTGGAGGAACAAGGCAATCTGGTCCTGCATCACAATAACCAGCTGTCAGCTTTACAGACCCAGCTGGACCGCACCCGGATGCTGGCTTTCAAATGG GAAAGCACCTGGAACCACATCCAGTCCACTGCAGCTAAGGAGACCCTCCTGCTGGGACAGATAAAAGTGGTGACCCTTAATCTCTTCCACATGATGGGTGGGAAGACAGGCCAGGACAAGGCAGTAGCCATTGAGGACACTGTGCAGCAGCTGGAACAG ATCCAGCTCTTCATCCAGGACAAGGCTGACATTGTTAATGATCTGAGGAGGGCTAGCTCTGACTCAAATGGCAACAGCGACAACAAATAG
- the cfap73 gene encoding coiled-coil domain-containing protein 42 homolog isoform X2, translated as MALDLKDYFRTFYEDQLTVLPVPIEAHVTGATRLLDKRNEMKEEFQIRMEGARQREDSLTGKKEQMKEQLIKFDTILKENDSKCSRAKKKASTDKELVRQKGLEIERLEKEITTLQARKEVLEERVQRNAIYWNFLDKVIKRSKKFEEIRELLGRTDTLVLTRAQLLQKDSEGQERREALRLELRRFVEEQGNLVLHHNNQLSALQTQLDRTRMLAFKWESTWNHIQSTAAKETLLLGQIKVVTLNLFHMMGGKTGQDKAVAIEDTVQQLEQIQLFIQDKADIVNDLRRASSDSNGNSDNK; from the exons ATGGCTTTGGATTTAAAGGATTACTTCCGAACGTTCTATGAAGATCAActgacagt TCTGCCAGTACCGATTGAAGCGCACGTGACGGGGGCAACTCGGCTGTTGGACAAGAGGAATGAGATGAAGGAG GAGTTCCAAATAAGGATGGAGGGTGCTCGACAGCGCGAGGACAGCCTGACAGGAAAAAAGGAGCAAATGAAAGAGCAACTTATTAAATTCGACACAATTCTCAAG GAGAATGATTCAAAGTGCAGTCGAGCCAAGAAAAAAGCGAGCACTGATAAGGAGCTTGTTCGCCAGAAGGGCTTGGAGATTGAGCGTTTGGAAAAGGAGATCACCACTCTGCAGGCCAGGAAAGAAGTGCTGGAAGAAAGAGTGCAGAGGAATGCTATCTACTGGAATTTCTTAGACAAAGTCATTAAGAGATCGAAGAAG TTTGAGGAAATCCGGGAGCTCCTGGGCCGCACTGACACCCTGGTGCTCACGAGGGCCCAGCTGCTGCAGAAGGACAGTGAGGGGCAGGAGCGCAGGGAAGCCCTGCGGCTGGAGCTGCGCCGCTTTGTGGAGGAACAAGGCAATCTGGTCCTGCATCACAATAACCAGCTGTCAGCTTTACAGACCCAGCTGGACCGCACCCGGATGCTGGCTTTCAAATGG GAAAGCACCTGGAACCACATCCAGTCCACTGCAGCTAAGGAGACCCTCCTGCTGGGACAGATAAAAGTGGTGACCCTTAATCTCTTCCACATGATGGGTGGGAAGACAGGCCAGGACAAGGCAGTAGCCATTGAGGACACTGTGCAGCAGCTGGAACAG ATCCAGCTCTTCATCCAGGACAAGGCTGACATTGTTAATGATCTGAGGAGGGCTAGCTCTGACTCAAATGGCAACAGCGACAACAAATAG
- the cfap73 gene encoding coiled-coil domain-containing protein 42 homolog isoform X3: MEGARQREDSLTGKKEQMKEQLIKFDTILKENDSKCSRAKKKASTDKELVRQKGLEIERLEKEITTLQARKEVLEERVQRNAIYWNFLDKVIKRSKKFEEIRELLGRTDTLVLTRAQLLQKDSEGQERREALRLELRRFVEEQGNLVLHHNNQLSALQTQLDRTRMLAFKWESTWNHIQSTAAKETLLLGQIKVVTLNLFHMMGGKTGQDKAVAIEDTVQQLEQIQLFIQDKADIVNDLRRASSDSNGNSDNK; the protein is encoded by the exons ATGGAGGGTGCTCGACAGCGCGAGGACAGCCTGACAGGAAAAAAGGAGCAAATGAAAGAGCAACTTATTAAATTCGACACAATTCTCAAG GAGAATGATTCAAAGTGCAGTCGAGCCAAGAAAAAAGCGAGCACTGATAAGGAGCTTGTTCGCCAGAAGGGCTTGGAGATTGAGCGTTTGGAAAAGGAGATCACCACTCTGCAGGCCAGGAAAGAAGTGCTGGAAGAAAGAGTGCAGAGGAATGCTATCTACTGGAATTTCTTAGACAAAGTCATTAAGAGATCGAAGAAG TTTGAGGAAATCCGGGAGCTCCTGGGCCGCACTGACACCCTGGTGCTCACGAGGGCCCAGCTGCTGCAGAAGGACAGTGAGGGGCAGGAGCGCAGGGAAGCCCTGCGGCTGGAGCTGCGCCGCTTTGTGGAGGAACAAGGCAATCTGGTCCTGCATCACAATAACCAGCTGTCAGCTTTACAGACCCAGCTGGACCGCACCCGGATGCTGGCTTTCAAATGG GAAAGCACCTGGAACCACATCCAGTCCACTGCAGCTAAGGAGACCCTCCTGCTGGGACAGATAAAAGTGGTGACCCTTAATCTCTTCCACATGATGGGTGGGAAGACAGGCCAGGACAAGGCAGTAGCCATTGAGGACACTGTGCAGCAGCTGGAACAG ATCCAGCTCTTCATCCAGGACAAGGCTGACATTGTTAATGATCTGAGGAGGGCTAGCTCTGACTCAAATGGCAACAGCGACAACAAATAG